In Rutidosis leptorrhynchoides isolate AG116_Rl617_1_P2 chromosome 2, CSIRO_AGI_Rlap_v1, whole genome shotgun sequence, one genomic interval encodes:
- the LOC139890756 gene encoding KRR1 small subunit processome component-like gives MDDGEVKDNNNVEDKGKRHKGKHDKPKPWDVDGTDHWKIEKFDPSWNEGGLLEVSSFSTLFPQYREKYLQEASPIIKGALKEYGIAFDLDLLKGQMTVSTTLKTRDPYIIVKSRDLIKLLSRSVPAPQAIKILNDEMQCDIIKIGGLVRNKEKFVKRRQRLVGPNSSTLKALEILTGCYILVQGNSVASMGSFKGLKQVRRIVEECMLNKMHPLYNIKVLMMRRDLASNPELANENWDRFLPKFKKKNVKQKKVKSKEKKEYTPFPPPQPPSKIDMQLDSGEYFLSDKKKSSKKWQERQEKQAEKTAENKRKREEAFKPPEETIKQDESKSDKDDILTMATSLKNKAKEFGNKKSADKIDAEMYIATSGEPSNKKSKKKK, from the exons ATGGATGATGGAGAAGTTAAGGATAACAACAATGTTGAAGATAAGGGAAAGAGACACAAGGGAAAGCACGACAAGCCGAAACCATGGGATGTAGATGGCACTGATCATTGGAAGATTGAAAAATTTGACCCGTCGTGGAATGAAGGTGGCTTGCTTGAAGTTAGCTCCTTTTCTACCCTCTTTCCTCAATACAGAG AGAAGTATTTACAAGAAGCTTCACCTATTATCAAAGGTGCATTGAAAGAATACGGAATTGCATTCGACCTCGATTTG TTGAAAGGACAAATGACTGTTTCTACGACTTTGAAGACAAGGGATCCATATATTATTGTGAAATCTCGTGATTTGATTAAGCTTTTGTCAAGAAGTGTCCCTGCACCACAG GCGATCAAGATTCTAAACGATGAAATGCAATGTGACATCATCAAGATTGGTGGGTTAGTTCGGAATAAG GAAAAGTTTGTCAAACGTAGGCagcggcttgttgggcccaattcaTCTACTCTAAAG GCACTGGAGATTTTGACAGGCTGCTATATTCTTGTTCAG GGAAACTCGGTAGCTTCCATGGGTTCATTTAAAGGGTTGAAACAAGTAAGGAGGATTGTTGAAGAATGCATGTTGAATAAAATGCATCCCTTGTATAATATCAAA GTGCTCATGATGAGGCGAGATCTTGCAAGTAATCCAGAACTTGCAAATGAGAACTGGGACAGATTTCTACCTAAGTTTAAAAA GAAAAATGTCAAACAAAAGAAGGTTAAAAGTAAGGAAAAGAAAGAATATACACCTTTCCCACCGCCACAACCACCAAGCAAG ATCGACATGCAACTAGACAGTGGTGAATACTTTTTAAGTGACAAGAAAAAGTCATCAAAGAAATGGCAAGAAAGGCAGGAAAAGCAGGCCGAAAAAACTGCGGAGAACAAACGCAAAAGGGAAGAAGCATTTAAGCCTCCTGAG GAAACTATAAAACAAGATGAGAGTAAAAGTGACAAGGATGATATTCTGACGATGGCTACATCCTTGAAG AACAAGGCAAAGGAGTTTGGGAACAAGAAATCTGCTGATAAAATCGATGCTGAAATGTATATTGCAACATCAGGTGAGCCGTCTAACAAAAagtcgaagaagaagaaataa
- the LOC139890755 gene encoding UPF0613 protein PB24D3.06c — protein MNSNIPSSPSSESTSAAAAGSSSWFSNIVRSRKSNTTSMSNNSVNIGAAAGPINRKNQFRGVMFKYGPKSIQVAFKTGDYKQQVVFIGGLTDGFLATEYLEPLAVALDKEKWSLVQFLLSSSYSGYGISSLKEDASELDQLINYLINKEDSEGVVLLGHSTGCQDIVHYMRTNAACSRAVRAAILQAPVSDREFRATLPETAEMIDLASKLISEGRGSELMPREANQDSPITAYRFHSLCAYMGDDDMFSSDLSDDQLKQRLGHMCNTPCQVIYSMADEYVPDYVDKKALAQRLCNAMGGAEKVEIEYGNHSLSNRTAEAVQAIIGFVKSGGPNGWDDPWS, from the exons ATGAATTCAAACATCCCATCTTCACCTTCATCTGAATCGACATCAGCGGCAGCAGCAGGTTCATCTTCTTGGTTTTCAAACATTGTACGTTCTCGCAAGTCAAACACTACTTCTATGTCTAACAATTCCGTTAATATTGGCGCCGCCGCTGGCCCTATCAATCGCAAGAATCAGTTCCGTGGAGTCATGTTTAAGTATGGCCCTAAGTCTATTCAG GTTGCATTTAAAACTGGGGATTATAAACAACAAGTCGTTTTTATTGGTGGATTGACTGACGGGTTTTTGGCTACAGA ATATTTGGAGCCGTTGGCAGTTGCTTTAGATAAAGAAAAATGGTCACTGGTTCAGTTTTTGCTTTCATCTTCTTACAGTGGATATGGTATCTCGAGCTTAAAAGAG GATGCATCGGAACTTGATCAGTTGATCAATTACTTAATTAACAAAGAAGATTCGGAGGGTGTAGTTCTGCTTGGGCATAGTACAGGCTGTCAA GATATTGTTCATTACATGCGTACAAATGCGGCTTGCTCTAGAGCTGTCCGTGCTGCTATTTTACAG GCTCCAGTTAGTGATCGGGAGTTCAGAGCGACTCTACCTGAAACAGCTGAAATGATTGATTTGGCTTCAAAACTAATAAGTGAAGGTCGAGGATCCGAGTTGATGCCCCGTGAAGCTAATCAAGATTCCCCAATAACTGCGTATAG ATTTCACTCCCTTTGTGCATACATGGGTGATGATGACATGTTCAGTTCTGATCTAAGTGATGATCAACTGAAACAGAGACTTGGTCACATGTGTAACACACCATGCCAG GTAATATATTCTATGGCTGACGAATATGTACCGGATTATGTTGACAAGAAAGCATTGGCTCAGAG aTTATGCAATGCAATGGGAGGTGCAGAGAAAGTTGAGATAGAATACGGAAACCATTCACTATCGAATAGAACAGCTGAAGCTGTTCAGGCCATTATTGGTTTCGTCAAGAGCGGAGGTCCTAATGGCTGGGATGATCCTTGGAGCTAA
- the LOC139890757 gene encoding transcription factor MUTE-like, with translation MSHIAVERNRRRQMNEHLKVLRSMTPCFYIKRGDQASIIGGVIEFIKEMQLVLQSLESKKRRRSISPSPGPSPKQILQPTTPQSERSIIVHENVKELGASCNSHVADVEAKISGSNVVLRTVSRRIPGQVVKIINLLEGLSLEILHLNISSMEDTVLYSFVIKIGLECQLSVEELAVEVQKSFSINVT, from the exons ATGTCTCATATAGCTGTGGAGAGGAATAGAAGAAGGCAGATGAATGAACACCTCAAGGTTTTAAGATCTATGACCCCATGTTTCTACATCAAAAGG GGAGATCAAGCATCAATCATAGGTGGTGTAATTGAATTCATCAAGGAAATGCAACTAGTTTTACAATCGTTGGAATCCAAGAAAAGGCGTAGGAGCATAAGTCCTAGTCCTGGTCCAAGCCCAAAGCAGATACTGCAACCAACCACCCCACAATCAGAACGCTCAATAATTGTACATGAAAATGTCAAAGAACTTGGAGCATCATGTAACTCACATGTCGCTGACGTGGAAGCAAAGATCTCTGGGTCAAACGTTGTGTTGAGGACTGTATCGCGAAGAATTCCTGGACAAGTTGTGAAGATAATAAATTTGTTGGAAGGACTTTCTCTTGAGATTCTGCACCTTAATATCAGCAGCATGGAGGACACTGTTCTTTATTCATTTGTGATTAAG ATAGGACTGGAATGTCAGCTTAGTGTTGAAGAACTTGCAGTTGAAGTGCAGAAGAGCTTCTCTATTAATGTTACTTAG